The Longimicrobiaceae bacterium DNA segment CTAAACTCGAATGGCTTCGCGTCGTTACCCTGGTCATCGAACAACTTGGTCCTCCCGTGCCAACCTTCTATTCCAACATCTGCATCCCCGTCAGTTGCTAGAAAGGAAAATTTGCACGTAACCGTAGTTCCACTTGCGCTGCAATCCCGAACCTGAACACCAACGCTTCCGACATGACCGCGGACCACGGGTGTATCTGGTCGGATCACGGTGATTTGTGTATCCGGTCGGACCAAGGTGACTTGCTCTACCGGGTCCAGCGGAGTAGAGCCCATGAATTTGATCTCACCGGGCCCAGGTGGCGCCGTATCCGTCTGTTGTGATGGTACTCCGGCGGGAGGACTCTCAGCGTGCTGCGTGTGCTTCTGGTGGAGCAGCTCTGTAGTCACTGCTCCAAGCATAGGGCCACAAAACGTCGCTAGGACGAGCAGATATGAAGCGCGCAAGGTATCATCGCGTTTCCGCAGTAGAGCCAAGACCAACATCGCAAGCAAGGCTCCCAACGCTGCTGCAAGATTTAGTGACATCATGCGAAAATCGTCAACTCGCAGGCGAAGATTGCGGCAACAGAAGGGTGGCCGAAAAATATGCGTCTACCAGCGGCAAAGACAAGCATATTCTTGGTGTAGCCCAGAAAACTACGCGGCCGTTATCGACCCTGGAGGGGCTCTGGCGTGTCCCCCCTGGCGGGGGGCCGGGCTGCGCGCGGAGTAAGCCGGCAAACAACGCCGGCTAACTCCGCCGAGCCCCAACGGTACTGCTGTTGGGTCTCGGCCCTGCCGGGCGCGCATCCCTCACGCGGTCCCCACCCCACAGTCGTCCGCGCCTGCGGCGCCGACTCCCAACGGCAACTGAGGCACCGCGCCCGGCGGGGCCGGGCACGGAGCCTTCCCCCCTCCCCTTCGCCCACGCCTTCGGCGTCGGCTCCCCGACCACCACGGCAGCGCTCCCAAACCGCCGGGAGCGCCGCCGTCCCAGCCCGTACCCCTCCGCTCTCCCACCGATCCGGTCCAACCCCCCGCCGCCGTCACAGCTTCCGTGCGGGGAAGTCAGCGCCTCCGCATCCGCGGCGCTTTTGGCTACGCTCGCTTAGGCTCGCTATCGCCTGCGCTCACAAGTTCGCTCCGGCGGGTAGGTCGCCTGCGGCGGGCATGTGTGGGGGGCAGCGCCCCCACGCCCCCACGTTTGGCATCGCAGGGGGGCGATTCAGCACGGGCAGCTCCGTGCCGCTCCGGCGGGTCTGTCGCGGGGGCGGTTTCGACGGAGTGCGCCGAGGCTACTGCATGGGTTTTAAGCCCGTCTAAACTGTAACAGTTTATAACTCAGTTGTTGACTCTGCCCTATAACTGAGTTATATTTGTCTCAGGTTGGCGGAGCGAATCACCCGAGCAGGAGCAACGCGAATGCGCGCATCGACCCACCCCCCGCGCGACCTTTACCAGGAGGTTACGGACCGCATCGTCGCCGCGCTTGAACAGGGCGTGGCCCCCTGGGTCCAGCCCTGGGCCGCGGGGACCGGCTTCCCGCGGAACGGGCGCACCGGCCGCCCCTACCACGGGCTTAACGTTCTGCTGCTGTGGCTCACCGCCCAGGAGCGCGGCTACAGCTCGCAGGAGTGGTTCACCTTCAACCAGGCCATGCAGGCGTGCGGCTACCGCCGCGAGGGGCGGCGCTGGATGTGGGCCGGCACCGGGCCGGAGCCCGCGCGCGCGGGGGTGCGGAAGGGAGAGCGGGGGACCGTCGTCACGTTTTGGAAGATCCTCCCCCGGCGGGACGAGCAGGGGAGCGACGGAAGCGACCGGCGGGGAATCCCGCTGCTGCGGCACTTCGTCGTCTTCAACCGCGCCCAGGTGGACGGACTCCCGCCGTCCCGTTTCGAGGCCCCGCGCCACGATTGGGAGCCCATCGAGGAGGCCGAGGCGTTCGTGCGCGGCTCCGGCGCGCGCGTGATCGTCGGCGGGTCCGTGGCGGGCTACAGCCTGGCGGCGGACGCCATCGGAATGCCGGCCCTGGCCGACTTCGCCGAGGTGGGGGCGTACTACGCCACGCTTCTGCACGAGCTGGCGCACTGGACGGGGCACCCCTCGCGGCTGGACCGGGACCTTTCCGGCGCATTCGGCTCCCCGTCCTACGCACGGGAGGAGCTTGTCGCGGAGATGGGGGGTGCGTTCCTCTGCGCCGCCCTGGGAATCCGGGGACAGCTCCAGCACCCGGAGTACGTCGCTTTTTGGCTGAACGTCCTGCGGGAGGACAAGCGGGCCATCTTCCACGCGGCCAGCCAGGCGCGGCAGGTGGCGGAGTACCTGGGCGCGGTCCCGCCCGCGTCTGACATGGCGGAGACGGAGGAAGGGGAGGACGCGCCCGCGGTGGACGCCGCGGCGTGACGGAGCCGGGGGGCGCACCCCGGCGCCCCCCTTCACCCGCGATTCCATCTGGAATCGCTAGCAGAGGAGCGGAGCCATGCGTAAGAACCGCAGCCGGAAGCAGACCCCCGAGGCGACCGCCGCCGTGATGGAGCCCGCATCCGAGGCGACCGCCGCCGCGACGGCCGTGGAGCCGGTCCAGACCGACCCGCCCGCGGCGGAGCAGATCGCCGAGGAGGCCCCCACCGCCGCCGCCCGTGCCGAGATTTCGGCGGAGCCCGAGCAGGCGCCCGCGCCATCCGCGGACGAGGGTCAGCCGGACGCCGCGCCGGCTTCCGAGCCGGAGCCGTCCGCCGCCGTCGTGCTGGTGGAGGAGGCCGCCCCGGAACTCCGCATGTTCCGGCCCGGCGAGGTGATCCCCTGGCCCGGTCTCAACCCCCGCACCCACTTCGACCCGGAGGCACAGGCCGAGCTTGACGACTCGGTGCGCCGCCAGGGGGTGCGCCAGCCCGCCGTCGTCCACCTGCGGGAGGAGGGGCCGCACTGGCTCGTCATTGGTGAGCGGCGGCTGCGCGCCTGCGCCAACACCGGCCGTCAGCTCCCCGCCGTGGTCGGGACCTTCACCGAGGCCGAGGCGTTCGAGTTGGCGCTGATCGAGAACATCCAGCGGGCCGACCTGACGCCGATGGAGGAGGCGCGCGGATTCCGCCGCTGGCTCAACGACCACGAAGGGGACAGCACCTACACGCTCGCGGAGCGGATCGGGAAGTCACAGCCCTACGTCGCCAATCGGCTCGCCCTGCTCAAGCTGCCGTCCGGCACGCAAAAGCTGGTGGAGGACGGGCTCGTTACGGCCACCCAGGCGCGGGACGCGTTCGTGCCGTTCGCCGGGATCCCGGAGGACGTGCGCGCCAAGGTGTTCGACACGGTGCAGACGCGCATCCGCGAGCACTTCCGTTACCCCGGCGCCGAGGGCCTGAACCTCTCCCGCCTGCGGGAGATCATCGGCCGGGCCGCGGTCCGGTGGTCCAAGCCGCTGAGCGCGGCGGACGCGGAGCAGGGGGAGGCGGCGCCCCTGTTCAACCCGACCGGCCACGACGAGGAGTGCGGCTGCAAGGGGCCGGTCTGGACGTACCGGCTTGGCGGGGCGCCCACCCGCCGGTGCTTCAACCTCACGTGGTGGATGGGCCGGCAGAACGACGCCCAGGAGGAGCAGCGCCGGGCCGAGGAGGCGCGCCGCGCCGACCTGGAGCGGCGCCGCGCCGAGGCCGAGCAGGCGGCGCAGGCGGGGCAGGTCCCCACGGAACCCGTGCCCGCGACGGAGGCGAAGGAGCTGTTTTCGTTCGCCGAGGTCGTGACCGACTCCGCCAGCGACTACCGCGAGCTGCGGACCCTGCTGGACCCCGACCTGCTCCCCGTCGAATCGCTCCGGGTGGTGGAGAACTTCGAGCCGTACCGCGCCCGCTTTAGCCTCGTGTGCATCGACCGGGCGGCGGTGGAGAAGGCCACCCGGTCCGCGTCCCAGGCCCGGCTCGACCTGCTCCGGCGGCTCACCGAGGAGCGCAACGCGCGGGAGCGGGACGAGGCGGCCGCGTTGGACCTGCGGCACCCGGAGGTCATTGCCGACCTGCTGACCGAGCTTCCCAAGGTGACGGACTACGCTCTGCACCGGATCGCGGACCAGCACGAAATCCGGCTCCCGCAGAACAGCATTGAGCGTAAGCACTGGCTCGCGCTCCCGAAGCGGGAACTCCAGCTCTTCGCCCGGATCGTCGTCCTCCGCATCCGGGCGGGGACCCTGGGGAGCCACCGCGACCCGATGGAGGCCGAGGCCGTGCGGCGGGTGGGGGAGGTCTACGCCGCCCGCCTGGAGGCGGTCCGCAGTGCCGTGCCGCTCCCGGGGAAGAGCCCCGCGGACCGCATGCGCGACCTCGCGGAGCGGTTCCACACGGTCTACGCGCCGCTTGCGGAGGCCGGGGCGGATCTCTCGGAGAGCGCGGGCGAGCAGGTGCAGCAGCTCCAGGAGATCGTCGCCGCGATGGAGACCCTGCACACCGAGGCCGTAGGCGGGGGCCAGAGCGCGGAGGGACTGGACTGCGCCGACGAGCGCGCCATGTACGAGGAGGTTGCCGCCGCCTACGCGGAGCGGTTCGGGCCGGAAGCGGAGGCCCCCGCGGAGGGCGAGCCGGCGGCGCAGGAGGGCGGGACGGGCCAGGAGGAAGCCGCTCCCCCGGAGGAGTCGGCCGCCGAGGCCCCGGCCGACGAGCTGACCCCGCGCCGAGCCCGCGGGGGACGCCGGAAGAAGAGCACGGCAGCGTGAGCATCGGACCGGGGGCCCGCCTGCAGCGCGGGCCCCCGGTCACGCCGCCAGTGGGGGTCGGGGGAGCGTCCGGCCGAAAAAATTCGACCGTGCCAGGCTCGGGGGGGACAAGCCCCCCGCTCGCCCGGCTTTGGGGGGAGAACCCTGGGCCGGCTTGAGCCTCCGCGCGTTTCGACGGTAGAATGTCGCTACACAGATGGAGCGCGGCCGGATGTGTCGCGCTCCGTGGACGAGCCTTGGAGCGGACGATGATCGAGATTCAGGACGAGCAGGAGATCCCCACGGACAACTTCAACGCGCTCCTCAAGGAGTTGAGGTTTCGTACGCAGGATGAGGCCCGGAAGGCACTCGGAGTGACTCAGGCGTACATCTCACAGCTCAAAAACGGCGTTAAGACGGTCCAGCCGCATACATCCCTTCACAAACTCCTCCTGGCGCTGCTCCGCATCCGCGCCTTGGAGAAGCGCGTTGCGGAGTTGGAGAGGCAGGGTTCAGCGAACTCCGCTGATACTTAGGCTTGCCCGAGAGTAGAGATGGGCGAACTCGGTAGGGAGAGTGCGCCCAGCCGCCTAAAAGCCGCTCAGGTTTTCTTCAGGTGCTAGGTTCCGAGGCCCATCAGCCAAATAGGCTCGGTTGCTCGCGATACGCGGTCAGATCTACAGCCTCGCCCTTCATAATGCGGGTGTAAACCGCCCGAATCTGGTCCTCATCCGGATCGTTCCGAAGAAATCGGAAGGCCGAGCACGCCAGGTATTCTATCTCGGCGTCGATTGCGAGCCAGGGACGACCCTCGGCCTCGGCTACCTGGCCCGTCGTGTTGCTCCCAGCAAAAATATCCACCACCAGGTCGCCCGGGTCTGTCAGGAACCGCACGAAAAACTCCGGGAGCTTCGCAGGGAATCGGGCGGGGTGTCCTTTCGCACCGACCACCTTGCAACCGGCCATATACTGGCCGTTCGATTCGCTGTTCGGGATTTGGAGCAGGTTGGATGGGATTGCCCCACCGTTGTCCTTTCCGAAGCCCTTTCCGATATCGTGCCCGGACGGCCGCAATTTCGGCTGATAGAACTTGTCAGGGTCTTCAAGGAGTTTCTGCATGCGCCCGCTGTAGGGAGCGAGCACCCGAGTCACATCCGCCTTCGGCCAATCGGTCTTGCTGAACCACCAAACCGTGTTGACCGAGTCCTTCGCTCTCATCTTCCGCTTGTTGACCCATTCAATGGGACTTGGCAGCTTCGACGGGTTAAACCAGTAGAAATCCTCCGCAAGCCTAAATCCCAGATCGTCACAGAACCGAAGTAGTACCCGAAACGGGTAGAGGGACCGCGCAGGAACGCCTTTCCGATAGCTCCCCCCCAGGTCGAGAACAAAGCTCCCATCGTCCCGTAGCTTGCGGTAGACCACCTCGGCGAAGCCGGCGAGCCAGTCCACGTACTCGTGCTGTTCCTTGTTCCCGTATTCCTTCTGCCGCTGTAGGGCGAACGGGGGGCTGGTCATCACGAGGCTCACGCTCCCATCTGGAAGCGCTTCCAGCAGAGCCTGCGAGTCGCCGCAGTACGCCGCTCCCAACGAGGTCGTGTAGGCCGCTGTTCTGCCTGGAAGCGTAGGAAAACTCGCCTGATGGGCCAAAGTCCGTCTCCCGCGTTCGAAGGTGCTATGTATATGCTGTGGAGGAAAGATAGTCTGGGCTGTATCGTGGCGCCATGTCCAGCCCCATCGAATCCGCCCGGATTGTGTTCGCCCGCCGCCTTCGTCGCGCCCGCGAAGCACTTTCGCTTTCCCAGGAGGCCCTCGCTTCCAGGGCAGGGCTCCACCGAACCTACGTGGGGGCAGTGGAGCGGGCCGAGAGCAACATCAGCGTCGATAATATGGAGAAGCTGGCTCGCGCTGTGGGTCAGCCGCTCCATGAGTTGCTCCGGGGGGACACGCCATGATCCCCGGGTTCACTCCTCATCCGGACAAAGCGAAGCTGGATCAGCTGCTTCCCTACATCCAGGAATATCAGGCGCTCGCCGTGAAACACGGTATCCCGGATATCTTCCAGGACAACGGAGGCAAGCTGTTGCAGGTCCTCCTCACTCTGGGTTTGAGCGTCATCCCAGGCCGCGAGGGGAATGACGCTGAGGACGCGCTCGATGCAACCGATCCATCCACGCGCCGCCAGTACGAGTTGAAGTCCGTCAATCTGGACCTACAGGACACGTTTACGACCCACCACCATCTAAATCCGACGATCCTCGCCAAGTACCGTAAGGCTACCTGGATCTTCGCGACCTACTGCGGAATAGACATTCAGGAGATCTATCGGGTGGAGCCGGAGGCTCTCAGCAAGTATTTCGACCGATGGGAGCAGAAGCTAATTGACAACCCCAAGCTGACGCATATCAACAATCCGAAAATTCCAGTAAGTCACGTCCGGAAGTACGGAGAGCTAATCTTCGGCTCTATTCCCCCGAAGAGGCCGCCAAAGCCGAGAAAGAAGAGAAAAAAGGACGAGAGTGCTGCGCCGGACCCCGACCTCTTCAGCTAGTGTCGAGCAACCTCTCACGGGGATGCCGCAGACGCCTATCTAGCACCCATGATTCTAGACGGAATCACGGGCCGTCCATGGCAGAATACCACCCCGTCTCGCCCATGCCAGGGTTGCAATCGTGGCAGAGCTACCGGCGATGCGTCCACACCGGTACGATCGTACTCTGGATGCGCGTGGTCGAGACCGGGCCGAAATATCGCGAGTCGAAAGCCCCTGGATGGTGGACGGGGAAGAAGCTTCTGCAGTTCCATATCGCGCTGTACAAGCTCATCCAGCTCCTGTCCCGGTTTCGGCAGGCCGGGGAGTAAGTCAGGCTTATGGCGCGGCGCACAAGAACACCGGCGGAGTGGTCCGAGCGTGTCCAGCCCCACGTCGCCTATTGCCTCACCTGCCAGCCCTATGAGGGAGGCGAGGAGGTCTGGGTACTCGGAATCCGCTCCTGTCTCAACGACTTGATGGATCATGTCGGGGTCCCCGAAGGGGACCGCGACGAGGTAGCTGAGCTGCTGCTCTGCCCACACTGTGGCCGGGATTCGTTCGAGCGGTGGGATGACTATGGCGAGAAGCCGGAAGAGGAAATCGAAGCAGATAGGCGCTGGGCTACCTGGCGCGAGAAGTTCGAGGGGCGCGTCGAGGACTTCGCGGCCCACCTACGGCGGTTCCCGTACCTGGGGCTGAACCATCCGATTGGTCGAAAAATCTCCTCCACAATCCGCGATTTCCCCAAAACCGGCCTAGGAGCACAGTCCTGGTGCAGGGCGAGGCGCCCCGACGGGGCGCGGGTCTTCGGCCCCATGGATCTCAACCCGCCGCCGCCAAGGCACGCGCACGCGGAAGGCCGGTTCAATCACTATGGGCAGTCAGTCTTCTACCTGGCGGAGTCGGAGCAGGCCGCGCTCCAGGAGACGCTCAATGCAGATGCCGGTGAGGGTTTCGCCTGGGTACAGCAGTTCGATCTTCCCGTGCTCCAGGACATCCTGGACCTCCGTACAAGCTTCTTCGCGGCGAAGACCTTGGACCTCCCGATTCTGGCGCTGGGTCTCATCCATAGCCACCTGCCGCAGTTGGTGCCGGAGAAGGACTCCGCGTGGAAGCCAGAATACTTCGTTCCGCGATTCATCGCGGACTGCGCCCGAGCGCAGGGTTTCCGCGGGATTATCTTCAACAGCCAGAGGCACTACGAGGTCAACCTGGTACTGTTCAGCTGGGGCGATCTGAAGATCACGCCCACGGGGGAGCCAAAGCTGGTGCTCATGAAAAAGCTGCCCTCCGACGACTTTGCTGGGGGACCCAACGAGGTGGACCTGGACTTCTGATACAGGGCATGCGGAACGGCGTGGGGGATCCAGCCGCGCGGCCCCGATTCCGTCTGGAATCAAATCAACGTCCAGAGATGCTGCGGCAGCCAGGTACGGGGATCGCCACAGGTGCGGCAGGTAAGTCATGGGGTGGTGGGGAGTTGTACCGCTGACTACTGAGTGACGGAACGAGAGGCTTGCGCCAGTGCGCTGGCTCACTTAAAATAATCGGCGAAAACGACGACTCGCTGAATCGTCTCCCGGGAGCCTTAAAGTGGAGGGTGTTGGGATGGAGGGAGCACAGGTTCCGGTCCTCGATCTGTTTCTGAGCTATTTCAAGCCGCAGGTTGTGGAGGACATGTTTCGGGCGGTCGTTGACACGTACCCGCAGACGGCGCGGCAATTACGGCTCATGTGGTCGGGTAGCGAAGGAGTTGATCTACGTCCCCACGTACAACGCGCGAACGTCATCCAGACGCTTCGTGCGGTCGGTGAGAAGCACCGAGGCAGCGGCGTGATTCCCAAGGACATCTTCAACGTCAGCCGCACCTCCCGTAACATCATGTTGGTGGGGGGAGCCGGGTCTATCACGCCCCACTACATCCCCGCGAGGGACAGTGCCGTGCGGAATGCGGCGTACCGGCGTATCCTGTGTAGCCCTAACATCCTTGACCTATTTACGCTCGAAGGAGTAGAGCCCGACACTCCCCTCCACGCATATCTGGTCCATGGTTGCGATGGCTTGAAGGCGTACCAGCGTGTGGACAGAGAAGCCCCGGACTTCGTGTATGTCCGCTTCCCGATCGTCGGCGGCGGCGTGTACGCCGCCCAATCCTTGGACTTGATGGAGATGTTCCCGCACGTCCTTGATCGCGACCGTTCTAGCGCGGTAGATCACGTCATCGAAATTGAAGACGTGGCGCTGCCTAAGCTCCGGCCGGATCAGCAGACCGGCGACGCCGGATGAGCAGTGGTACGCCCGGTTTCATTGGCCGCCGTCTGAAGCAGGTGCGCGAGGCGCGCCTGCTTACCGGTATCGCTTTGGCTGAACTCGTGGGGGTCACACCCGCGTCGATCACACAGTACGAGAAGGGGAAACAGAAGCCCACACCCGATACGCTACAGCGACTCGCTAGCGTTCTCAACGTCGAGCCTGCATTCTTCACCCGACCAATGCCGGACGATGAGCCGGCATCGGCTGTCTTCTGGCGGTCGGCCGCGAGTGCCACAGCCGCCGCACGTCGGCGAGCCCAGAGCCGCTACGACTGGCTGCGCGAAATCGTGGATGTTCTACGAACATTCATGGAGCTGCCACGGGTCCACTTTCCACCGGCTGTTGTCAGCTCCGATCCATCGCGGCTGGACACGGCCGAGATCGAGCGGTTAGCTGTTGAGGCACGTCGCTTTTGGGGTCTGGGTTACGGAGCTATCAGCGATGTGACACTGCTGCTGGAGAACAATGGGGCGGTCGTAGCCAGGGGCGAGCTGGCGGCGCACACTTTGGACGCTTTCTCTCAATGGCGTTGGCGATCCAATGTTCCGTACTTGTTCTTCGGCACAGAGAAAGATTCGGCGGCGCGGCACCGCTTCAACGTCGCTCACGAATTGGGCCACTTACTCTTGCATCGGTACGTGCCCCAGGTCAAGATCGGCCGAATGGAGCAACATGCGCTGGTGGAACAGCAAGCCAACCGCTTTGCGGGCGCGTTCCTGCTCCCAGCAGAACGATTCCAGGACATGTTGTATGCCCCCACCCTGGATGCGATGCTTGCCCTTAAGGCTCAGGTGAACGTGTCCGTAGGTTTGATGATCCACCGGGTCTCGGATCTGGGCATGGCATCCGACGAGCACACGAAGCGGCTCTGGATGAACTACACCCGCCGCCGCTGGCGCTCCCACGAGCCGCTGGACGGCGAGATCCCGGTAGAGCGGCCACGGCTGCTTCGTCGCGCGGTCGAAATGCTAGTGCAGTCCGGGGTGCAGAGCAAAGCTCAATTCCGAGGCAGATTCGGCCTTCCGGCTTCGGACCTCGAAGATCTTGTGGGGCTGCCCCGCGGATATCTGAGCGACACCCCGCCTGAGCCGCGTCTGCTGCATTTCCCGACGAGCCGACCCCCACAACAGGGAGAGATCAAGGGGGAACGGCCGGGGAACGGGCGCGTTATCCCGTTCCCCAGTAACCGCAAACAGGGCTGACAGCGGGGGTGCACCGTATGAGCGCACTGTGTAACCCTACTCTTCATCACCGTAAGGCTACACGTCACTCCGTCCACAACGGCCGGATCACCGCCCGGACGCGCGAGACGAACACCGGCCCGAAGTAACGCGAATCGAACGCTCCCACGGCGTACCCAGAGAACAGCCAGACCTCACCCTGCCGCAGCACGTACCGCCCTGGCGGGTACTGCGGCAGGGGCCGCCCCCGTGAGTCCCGGTCCAGGGTGCGGCTCCGGGCGACGGCCGACCCGTTGACCGTGATCCCCTCTGGGCGCAGCTCCACCACATCGCCCTCCATGGCAAGCACCATCTTGCCGAGCCCATACGTCCCCCCCTCGCA contains these protein-coding regions:
- a CDS encoding ParB/RepB/Spo0J family partition protein, whose amino-acid sequence is MRKNRSRKQTPEATAAVMEPASEATAAATAVEPVQTDPPAAEQIAEEAPTAAARAEISAEPEQAPAPSADEGQPDAAPASEPEPSAAVVLVEEAAPELRMFRPGEVIPWPGLNPRTHFDPEAQAELDDSVRRQGVRQPAVVHLREEGPHWLVIGERRLRACANTGRQLPAVVGTFTEAEAFELALIENIQRADLTPMEEARGFRRWLNDHEGDSTYTLAERIGKSQPYVANRLALLKLPSGTQKLVEDGLVTATQARDAFVPFAGIPEDVRAKVFDTVQTRIREHFRYPGAEGLNLSRLREIIGRAAVRWSKPLSAADAEQGEAAPLFNPTGHDEECGCKGPVWTYRLGGAPTRRCFNLTWWMGRQNDAQEEQRRAEEARRADLERRRAEAEQAAQAGQVPTEPVPATEAKELFSFAEVVTDSASDYRELRTLLDPDLLPVESLRVVENFEPYRARFSLVCIDRAAVEKATRSASQARLDLLRRLTEERNARERDEAAALDLRHPEVIADLLTELPKVTDYALHRIADQHEIRLPQNSIERKHWLALPKRELQLFARIVVLRIRAGTLGSHRDPMEAEAVRRVGEVYAARLEAVRSAVPLPGKSPADRMRDLAERFHTVYAPLAEAGADLSESAGEQVQQLQEIVAAMETLHTEAVGGGQSAEGLDCADERAMYEEVAAAYAERFGPEAEAPAEGEPAAQEGGTGQEEAAPPEESAAEAPADELTPRRARGGRRKKSTAA
- a CDS encoding helix-turn-helix transcriptional regulator — encoded protein: MSSPIESARIVFARRLRRAREALSLSQEALASRAGLHRTYVGAVERAESNISVDNMEKLARAVGQPLHELLRGDTP
- a CDS encoding zincin-like metallopeptidase domain-containing protein, which codes for MRASTHPPRDLYQEVTDRIVAALEQGVAPWVQPWAAGTGFPRNGRTGRPYHGLNVLLLWLTAQERGYSSQEWFTFNQAMQACGYRREGRRWMWAGTGPEPARAGVRKGERGTVVTFWKILPRRDEQGSDGSDRRGIPLLRHFVVFNRAQVDGLPPSRFEAPRHDWEPIEEAEAFVRGSGARVIVGGSVAGYSLAADAIGMPALADFAEVGAYYATLLHELAHWTGHPSRLDRDLSGAFGSPSYAREELVAEMGGAFLCAALGIRGQLQHPEYVAFWLNVLREDKRAIFHAASQARQVAEYLGAVPPASDMAETEEGEDAPAVDAAA
- a CDS encoding RES family NAD+ phosphorylase; the encoded protein is MDHVGVPEGDRDEVAELLLCPHCGRDSFERWDDYGEKPEEEIEADRRWATWREKFEGRVEDFAAHLRRFPYLGLNHPIGRKISSTIRDFPKTGLGAQSWCRARRPDGARVFGPMDLNPPPPRHAHAEGRFNHYGQSVFYLAESEQAALQETLNADAGEGFAWVQQFDLPVLQDILDLRTSFFAAKTLDLPILALGLIHSHLPQLVPEKDSAWKPEYFVPRFIADCARAQGFRGIIFNSQRHYEVNLVLFSWGDLKITPTGEPKLVLMKKLPSDDFAGGPNEVDLDF
- a CDS encoding site-specific DNA-methyltransferase, with protein sequence MSLVMTSPPFALQRQKEYGNKEQHEYVDWLAGFAEVVYRKLRDDGSFVLDLGGSYRKGVPARSLYPFRVLLRFCDDLGFRLAEDFYWFNPSKLPSPIEWVNKRKMRAKDSVNTVWWFSKTDWPKADVTRVLAPYSGRMQKLLEDPDKFYQPKLRPSGHDIGKGFGKDNGGAIPSNLLQIPNSESNGQYMAGCKVVGAKGHPARFPAKLPEFFVRFLTDPGDLVVDIFAGSNTTGQVAEAEGRPWLAIDAEIEYLACSAFRFLRNDPDEDQIRAVYTRIMKGEAVDLTAYREQPSLFG
- the traF gene encoding conjugative transfer signal peptidase TraF, which codes for MRNVEPRLRARLAALAQTCREPWARVCVVVVAVLCAAALAGLRVNVSRSYPIGLYHVVGGAASMQRGSVVVVCLPVEWARFARQRGILGPGHCEGGTYGLGKMVLAMEGDVVELRPEGITVNGSAVARSRTLDRDSRGRPLPQYPPGRYVLRQGEVWLFSGYAVGAFDSRYFGPVFVSRVRAVIRPLWTE
- a CDS encoding XRE family transcriptional regulator; the encoded protein is MSSGTPGFIGRRLKQVREARLLTGIALAELVGVTPASITQYEKGKQKPTPDTLQRLASVLNVEPAFFTRPMPDDEPASAVFWRSAASATAAARRRAQSRYDWLREIVDVLRTFMELPRVHFPPAVVSSDPSRLDTAEIERLAVEARRFWGLGYGAISDVTLLLENNGAVVARGELAAHTLDAFSQWRWRSNVPYLFFGTEKDSAARHRFNVAHELGHLLLHRYVPQVKIGRMEQHALVEQQANRFAGAFLLPAERFQDMLYAPTLDAMLALKAQVNVSVGLMIHRVSDLGMASDEHTKRLWMNYTRRRWRSHEPLDGEIPVERPRLLRRAVEMLVQSGVQSKAQFRGRFGLPASDLEDLVGLPRGYLSDTPPEPRLLHFPTSRPPQQGEIKGERPGNGRVIPFPSNRKQG